The window ATATTTTAAATCTTTTGCCGGGCCAGTCAGTAGGATTACCTTATCTATTAATATCTTCCTTCCTTGCAATATTTCCTTTGAGTTTTTTGATCGGAAGCCAGTTTTCTTTAGGCGCTCATTGGGCACAAAGTAAACTTGTTGGTTCATTGTCATGGAAAATATATCTCTGGGAATCGATGGGGTTTATGCTGGGAGGAATTCTTTTTACTTTTGTTTTAATAAAAGTATTTTCGGCTGTGCCGCTTATCCTTTTTATATCATGTTTAGCGATAGTTTTTAGTTCAATACTAATCCCTAGAAAAACTGTTTTTGGGCTATTATTAGCGTTTATTTTAGCCATATTATTTTATTTTTTAATTCCCAGGTTAAGCGCATATATTGAAAATTATTCAAAAGAAAAACTTTATGCAGGATTTAATGTTTTGGAGCGTAAAGATACACCATACGGTCAAATTACTGTTTTAGAAAGAGAAAAAGAAAAATATCTTTTATCTGACGGCGCAGTGATAGGAACTTTCCCGGGCAAGGAAACCGAAAATATAGAAACCTTTTCGTATATCCCGCTTCTTTATCATCAAGAACCTTCAAGGATTTTAGTTTTTGGCGGCGCAGGAAAATATGCCATGGCTTTATCAAAAGATAAAAGACTTTCCACTGATTATATCGAAATTGATCCGGAACTTATGAAGTCAGTTGAGAAATTATTTCCGATTGATTTAAATAAAACCCGAAAAGTTAATATTATTTACTCAGATGGAAGAAATTATGTAAAAAAATATTATAGCAGTTACGATGCAATTTTTATCGGGTTCCCATATCCGTCTACAATTTCTTTAAATCGTTTTTATACAAAAGAATTTTTTAAAGACCTAATAAAAATCCTTAAACCCCAAGGATTAGTGGTGTTCAGCATTCCAGGATCAATCGTATATGTCAGTGATGAGATGGCTGCCTTAAATGCCTGCTTAATTAAAACGATAAAAAGCGTTTTTCCTTATATAAAAATTCTTCCTGAAAATCAGGCAATAGTTATCGTATCAAGTGTGCCTTTTAAAGAAAAAAAGGAAGAGCTCCTTAAAAATTTTAAAATGTTTCCTTTTGAAACCAAATTTCTTTCGCCTGGTTATATTGAATATAGGGCCGACGAGAAAAAAGAGATAGATTTTACTAATGAAATTGGAAAAGTTAAGGCAAGGGATTCAATTTGGCGGAATCCGATAAATTTAATAAATAAAGATATGATGCCAATAGCCGTAAAAAATTCGCTTATTTATTTATATTCTCTTTCTGAAAATAAAAGCGCAAAAATATTAGAAATTTTATACAGATATTTATGGGTTTTGTGGTTAGTGCTTTTTGCATGGTTTTTATCTAAGAAAATGGGAGTTTTGGGAACTTCGTTTTCATCCGGTGCGGCGGGAATGGGGCTTCAGATAATAAGCATAATTGTATTACAGGCAACGGCCGGAAATATTTATTCTTTGATAGGTATTTTAAATGCTTCATTTATGATGGGTATTGCTGTAGGTTCAATTGTTTTTTCAAAAAAACAAAATTTAGTTAAAATAAGATATATTGAAATTGCGTTTGTATTGTGGGTATCATTGTGGTTGGGTTTGTTTTATTTTAAAATCATATCATTGGTAATGACGATAGTATTTTCTTTTGGTTCAGGATTTCTTGTCGGATTTGAGTTTCCCTCACTTGTTGCGGCACGGAAAAACATTGTAAACGACAGTGAAAGCGTTTCTACGGGGAAAGTCTACGCTTTAGATCTTTTAGGCGGGTGTTTTGGGGCACTGATTTTGGGTATTTTAATGGTGCCTTCTTTGGGAATATTTAAAACTTTATTTTTTATTATTATACTGAAGATAACAAGCGCTTTATGGTGGCTAAGAGCTAACAGATAAGCATAACAAAAAAAATAGGCAGATTGAGGAGGAACAAAATGTTTTATCTTAAGAGGATAGTTTTGATTTTGTTTTCCATTTTTTTGGCGACAGCGAGTATTTATTCGGCTGAGAACAAAGTTGTGCAGGAAAAAACTTTTATAGTAGATGTCTGCACATCATGGGAATTTAGGCAAAAGCACTATCCGGGGGCGATAAACATACCTGTAGATGAAATTGAAGGAAGACTTGAAGAATTCGGAAATAAAAAAAGGCCTATTATAGTTTATTGTGCCGGCGGCGTCAGGTCTGAAGAGGCGCTGGAAATACTTAAAGAAAATGGTTTTAAGAATGTCAAAAACGGCGGCTCGCTGGATGAAATGTTAAAGAAGAAAAAAATTAAATAATTTCTTGAAAATAAAAAAGACGGTGCGCCTCGGCGTACCGTCTTTTTATGTTTAAACCAATTTTATACTACGCCTTGCGACATCATGGCTTTTGCTACTTTCATAAATCCGGCTATATTTGCGCCGTTAACTAAATTGCCAGGTGTTCCGTATTCTTCAGAAGCTTCTTTTGCGGATGAATGAATATTTACCATTATATCTTTCAGCCGTTTATCAACTTCTTCAAAACTCCAAGAAAGATGCTGCGAATTCTGCGCCATTTCTAAGCCTGATGTTGCAACACCTCCCGCATTTGCTGCTTTTCCGGGGCCGAAAGAA is drawn from Elusimicrobiota bacterium and contains these coding sequences:
- a CDS encoding rhodanese-like domain-containing protein; protein product: MFYLKRIVLILFSIFLATASIYSAENKVVQEKTFIVDVCTSWEFRQKHYPGAINIPVDEIEGRLEEFGNKKRPIIVYCAGGVRSEEALEILKENGFKNVKNGGSLDEMLKKKKIK